In a single window of the Olivibacter sp. SDN3 genome:
- a CDS encoding histidine kinase dimerization/phospho-acceptor domain-containing protein, whose product MKSLLQKSLKPLTIFASIVFALSIPSYFLLVDWIWLTELDENNELIVQRIENEFNDQQISDEKLEESIQFWNEIQSVGRIGPTLKPLQKDSVYTIRRQNPYLEKKSIDRFRGLITNIEINNKNFTVTIETNVEESEETMAYIAVVTLLFFLIMVVGFWILNRRLSAKLWKPFRSTLSKLKTFNLNSQTPIEFERSNTLEFEELNEALRKLIAHNISVYRTQKEFTENASHELQTPLAIIKNKLDLLLQKETVTDRQYQIIEEINRALTRSTRINKNLLLLAKIENHQFDDNETINISQLTQKCLEQFKEHANNKNIIIQPDIEPNIIIEGNKTLIEILLNNLVLNAIRHNLQNGTITIVLNKKELGIANSGNTALSSSAIFKRFAKVSNDSAGSGLGLAIIKQICNRHNWTINYQFMDNTQFFSIRL is encoded by the coding sequence ATGAAAAGCTTATTACAAAAATCGCTCAAACCACTTACTATCTTTGCATCCATTGTTTTTGCATTGAGTATACCATCCTATTTTCTGTTAGTTGACTGGATTTGGCTAACAGAATTGGACGAAAACAATGAGCTGATTGTCCAACGTATCGAAAACGAATTTAACGACCAACAAATCAGTGATGAGAAATTAGAAGAAAGCATACAGTTTTGGAATGAAATACAATCCGTAGGAAGAATTGGGCCTACGCTAAAACCCTTGCAAAAAGACAGCGTTTATACCATTCGCCGACAAAACCCTTATTTGGAAAAGAAATCAATCGACCGTTTTCGAGGGTTGATAACGAATATTGAAATCAATAATAAGAACTTTACGGTTACCATTGAAACCAATGTGGAAGAAAGCGAAGAAACTATGGCTTATATCGCTGTTGTTACGCTTTTGTTTTTTCTCATTATGGTTGTCGGGTTTTGGATTTTGAATAGACGGTTATCAGCCAAATTATGGAAACCTTTCAGAAGTACGTTGTCCAAACTAAAAACATTCAACCTGAACAGTCAAACACCAATCGAATTTGAGCGATCCAATACCCTTGAATTTGAAGAACTGAACGAAGCATTACGGAAGCTGATAGCACACAATATTTCTGTTTACAGAACCCAAAAAGAGTTTACCGAAAATGCCTCACACGAGTTGCAAACACCCTTGGCAATCATCAAAAACAAATTGGATTTACTACTGCAAAAAGAAACAGTAACAGACCGCCAATACCAAATCATTGAAGAAATAAACAGGGCATTGACACGCAGCACACGCATCAACAAAAACTTGCTGTTGCTTGCCAAAATAGAAAATCATCAGTTTGATGATAACGAAACGATTAATATCAGTCAATTAACCCAAAAATGTTTAGAACAATTTAAAGAACACGCTAACAATAAAAATATTATTATTCAACCCGACATAGAACCTAATATCATTATTGAGGGAAACAAAACACTGATTGAAATCCTATTGAACAACTTAGTGTTAAATGCTATTCGCCACAACCTGCAAAACGGCACAATTACTATTGTGCTTAATAAAAAGGAATTGGGGATTGCTAATTCAGGAAATACAGCATTAAGCTCATCAGCTATTTTTAAACGCTTCGCAAAAGTATCAAACGACAGCGCAGGAAGCGGATTAGGATTGGCAATAATCAAACAAATCTGCAATCGCCATAATTGGACTATCAACTATCAGTTTATGGATAACACACAGTTTTTTTCTATCCGATTGTAA
- a CDS encoding DUF5982 domain-containing protein, whose translation MKHLLVSLILSSIVHYSSAQTTDSLSFIKSKRMSDADLAKKKEGTFITGIPDLSSDPVTGFGFGVRTNIHWNGTRNDSLFAYTPYLMRLRANAAYYSSNARELVLSLDVPYYKGTRWRFKIDFKAQQNPANLYFGLTENTLGALHLPSDANTTFATYGAFDSARKTLRAGGIGEDDFVTDALSNRFRETEFMLNLKADYALGNGKWRIMGGYEIQHLSYRTFEGMEADAIDPVTGNNIKAPNGTPLLRRDFEQGLISGLNGGWVSIIQNAIIYDTRDFEPDPTKGAYFEIANEYSSKYIGSQFDFDKLFIQGRYYQQLPFGSRTVLAGRVGVGNIFGSNAPFFEYQDQWSPEGSINAMGGRHSLRGYRANRYLARSMWFTNIELRARVAETQLGKQHFAFGVAPFFDAGTVRDRWQDLNFKSIKYSYGGGLRIAWNQSTVISFDYGMSKEDRLFFFGIGQAF comes from the coding sequence ATGAAGCATTTATTAGTAAGCCTGATTTTATCATCAATTGTACATTATTCATCTGCACAGACTACCGACAGCCTTTCGTTTATTAAATCAAAACGAATGTCTGATGCAGATTTGGCAAAAAAGAAAGAGGGAACATTTATTACGGGTATTCCCGATTTATCTTCAGACCCTGTGACGGGATTTGGTTTTGGAGTAAGAACCAACATCCATTGGAACGGTACACGAAATGACAGTTTGTTTGCCTACACGCCGTATCTGATGCGTTTGAGGGCCAACGCAGCTTATTACAGTTCCAATGCAAGAGAATTAGTGTTATCGCTTGACGTTCCCTATTACAAAGGCACACGTTGGCGGTTTAAGATTGATTTTAAAGCACAGCAAAACCCCGCAAACCTGTATTTCGGACTTACTGAAAATACATTAGGTGCGTTGCATCTTCCGTCTGATGCGAACACTACTTTCGCAACCTACGGAGCATTTGACAGCGCAAGAAAAACATTGCGTGCGGGTGGAATTGGCGAAGATGATTTTGTAACCGATGCTTTGTCTAACCGTTTTAGGGAAACCGAATTTATGCTTAACCTGAAAGCTGATTACGCATTGGGAAATGGCAAATGGCGTATTATGGGCGGTTATGAAATCCAGCATTTAAGTTACAGGACATTTGAGGGAATGGAAGCCGATGCCATAGACCCCGTAACAGGCAACAACATCAAAGCACCAAATGGAACCCCACTATTAAGGCGGGATTTTGAACAGGGTTTGATTTCAGGACTGAATGGCGGTTGGGTTTCCATTATTCAAAACGCTATCATTTATGATACAAGGGATTTTGAACCCGACCCCACTAAAGGTGCTTACTTCGAGATTGCCAATGAATACTCGAGTAAATATATAGGTTCTCAATTCGATTTTGATAAGTTATTCATACAGGGACGCTATTATCAGCAATTGCCTTTTGGTTCGAGAACGGTTTTGGCAGGACGTGTTGGAGTAGGGAATATTTTTGGGAGCAATGCCCCATTTTTTGAATATCAAGATCAATGGAGTCCCGAGGGAAGCATTAATGCCATGGGCGGTAGACATTCACTACGGGGATACAGGGCAAACAGGTATTTAGCAAGGTCTATGTGGTTTACCAATATTGAATTACGTGCAAGAGTGGCTGAAACCCAATTGGGTAAACAACATTTTGCCTTTGGAGTAGCCCCGTTTTTTGACGCAGGAACGGTACGTGACCGTTGGCAAGACCTGAACTTTAAAAGCATCAAGTATTCGTATGGTGGAGGGCTGCGGATTGCATGGAACCAATCAACTGTTATCTCATTTGATTATGGAATGTCTAAAGAGGATAGGCTGTTTTTCTTTGGAATAGGGCAGGCATTTTAA
- a CDS encoding EamA family transporter → MTAIFAKLGIANVNSNLATGIRTIVILIMIWNIVVARGEVTRISTLSKQNIVFLIISGMVTSLSWLFYFKALQLVGN, encoded by the coding sequence TTGACTGCGATATTTGCCAAGTTAGGTATCGCAAATGTCAATTCAAACCTTGCAACAGGCATTCGGACAATCGTGATACTGATAATGATTTGGAATATTGTTGTCGCAAGAGGCGAAGTAACAAGAATTAGCACCTTATCAAAGCAGAATATCGTTTTTCTTATCATTTCGGGAATGGTAACAAGCTTATCGTGGCTGTTTTATTTCAAAGCACTACAATTAGTAGGAAATTGA
- a CDS encoding aldo/keto reductase, protein MKNNRRRNFLKAAALAGGAFLISPAMGCTRPTGKDEKDPDATVIKYRTLGSGNNALQVSALGLGCMGMSYHRSFIPDKKPMIALLRRAYELGMNLYDTAEAYGPLVNEELVGEAVAPFRKDIIIATKFGFKNGKPSEGLDSRPDRIKAVVEHSLKSLRTDYIDLLYQHRVDPNVPMEDVAGTVKDLIKEGKVKHFGLSEAAAENIRKAHAVTPVTALQSEYSLFTRQPEHDVIKVCEELGIGFVPYSPLSRGMITGYLNERTKYNAANDNRPSLPRYQPEYVIANWGLIDTLKEFGDQRGLTVAQVALAWLLAQKPFIVPIPGTTKLAHLQENIWAADIEFSGEELQKLTTELNKIKIVGERYTGTAAQQTAK, encoded by the coding sequence ATGAAAAATAACCGTCGCAGAAACTTTTTGAAAGCGGCCGCCTTAGCAGGCGGAGCATTCCTTATTTCCCCGGCAATGGGCTGTACCCGACCAACAGGGAAAGATGAAAAGGACCCTGATGCAACAGTGATCAAATACCGGACATTAGGTTCGGGCAACAATGCCTTGCAAGTGTCCGCTTTAGGGTTGGGTTGTATGGGCATGAGTTATCACAGGAGCTTTATTCCCGATAAAAAGCCGATGATTGCTTTGCTTCGCAGGGCGTATGAACTGGGGATGAATCTTTATGACACAGCCGAAGCCTACGGGCCTTTGGTGAACGAAGAACTGGTGGGCGAAGCCGTTGCCCCTTTTCGCAAGGACATTATCATTGCCACCAAATTCGGATTCAAAAATGGCAAACCAAGCGAAGGTTTGGACAGCAGACCCGACAGAATAAAGGCTGTGGTTGAACATTCTTTAAAAAGCCTGAGAACGGACTATATCGATTTATTGTACCAACACAGGGTTGACCCGAATGTACCGATGGAGGATGTTGCCGGAACGGTCAAGGATTTGATTAAGGAAGGGAAAGTGAAGCATTTCGGATTGTCCGAAGCGGCAGCGGAAAATATCCGCAAGGCACACGCCGTGACGCCTGTTACTGCCCTGCAAAGTGAATACTCGCTGTTCACCCGTCAGCCTGAACATGACGTGATAAAAGTCTGTGAGGAACTGGGCATCGGATTCGTGCCATACAGTCCGTTAAGTCGGGGGATGATTACCGGTTACCTGAACGAACGAACAAAATATAACGCTGCCAATGACAACAGGCCTTCGCTGCCCCGTTACCAGCCCGAGTATGTCATCGCAAATTGGGGACTGATCGACACGCTCAAAGAATTTGGCGACCAACGGGGATTAACCGTGGCACAGGTGGCATTAGCCTGGCTTTTGGCACAGAAGCCCTTTATCGTACCCATCCCGGGCACGACCAAACTGGCACACCTACAGGAAAATATATGGGCGGCAGATATTGAATTTTCCGGCGAGGAACTACAAAAGCTTACTACGGAACTGAACAAGATAAAAATTGTTGGCGAAAGATATACGGGTACCGCAGCGCAGCAAACCGCAAAATAG
- a CDS encoding AraC family transcriptional regulator, translating to MGKIAYELGFKYPQHFTRLFKQKAGVTPNEHRSLN from the coding sequence ATTGGTAAAATTGCCTATGAACTGGGTTTTAAGTATCCGCAACATTTTACGCGATTATTTAAGCAAAAAGCAGGGGTAACACCGAATGAGCATCGAAGCTTAAATTAA
- a CDS encoding SDR family oxidoreductase translates to MKKALITGANKGVGFETAKQLLQNGYYVFIGSRNLDNGIASVEQLKSEGFENVEAIQLDVTDATSVQAACQEIDNKIAVLDVLVNNAGINGGFPQAALESSVDAFQQVMDTNLYGVIRVTQAFIGLLRRSEQPRIVNVSSSGCSLTLHCDPNWKYYTHKAALYGASKAAMNMYTINLAYELRDTPFKVNAVCPGFVATDFNGHRGTGTVQEGGIRIAKYAMIGENEPTGKFISEEYNPETGETPW, encoded by the coding sequence ATGAAAAAAGCATTAATAACCGGAGCCAATAAAGGAGTTGGTTTCGAGACAGCAAAACAGCTTTTGCAAAACGGATATTACGTTTTCATCGGAAGCCGAAATTTAGACAATGGTATTGCTTCGGTAGAACAATTGAAAAGCGAGGGTTTTGAAAATGTAGAAGCCATACAGTTAGACGTGACAGATGCTACTTCAGTACAAGCTGCCTGTCAGGAAATTGATAATAAAATAGCGGTACTCGATGTACTTGTTAATAATGCAGGCATCAACGGAGGGTTTCCACAGGCAGCATTGGAATCAAGTGTCGATGCTTTTCAGCAAGTAATGGACACCAATTTATATGGAGTGATAAGGGTAACGCAGGCATTCATTGGTTTGTTAAGAAGATCGGAGCAACCAAGAATTGTCAATGTATCATCAAGCGGATGCTCACTTACACTACATTGCGACCCGAACTGGAAATATTATACGCATAAAGCCGCCCTATATGGTGCTTCAAAAGCAGCAATGAACATGTACACGATTAATCTCGCTTATGAGTTAAGGGATACACCTTTTAAAGTAAACGCAGTATGTCCGGGATTTGTGGCTACCGATTTCAATGGTCACAGGGGAACTGGAACCGTTCAGGAAGGTGGTATTCGTATTGCCAAATATGCAATGATTGGAGAAAACGAACCAACTGGAAAATTCATCAGTGAAGAATATAATCCTGAAACCGGAGAAACCCCGTGGTAA
- a CDS encoding AraC family transcriptional regulator, with protein sequence MKSKGNKLHKFQSLSDFHQVFGLSKPVHPSVSLIRIEDMKIPPGELADQLVLDFYKIAYKDNLGKAKYGQHHYDFGEGGLVFTSPGQLFEKPRNSIHKGYILLVHPDFLLSYPLAKKIRQYGFFSYNTNEALHLSEKEKETIFSVFNIIEDELNSRIDDFSQDVIISQIELLLNYSTRFYKRQFITRKTIGNNLLQQFEDILEDYFNSGKTLDNGIPTVQYLAEQLNLSATYLSDMLRSLTGQNTQQYIHNKLIEQAKKILSTSDLSVAEIAYQLGFEHPQSFSRLFKTKTNLSPLEFRQSFN encoded by the coding sequence ATGAAAAGTAAGGGGAATAAGCTACATAAGTTTCAGTCGTTATCAGACTTCCATCAGGTGTTCGGGTTATCAAAACCCGTGCATCCTTCGGTAAGTCTTATCCGCATTGAAGACATGAAAATACCGCCCGGGGAATTAGCGGACCAATTGGTTTTGGACTTTTACAAGATTGCCTACAAAGACAATCTCGGAAAGGCGAAATACGGACAGCATCATTATGACTTTGGAGAGGGCGGCTTAGTGTTTACTTCACCCGGTCAATTATTTGAGAAACCGCGCAATAGTATCCATAAAGGATATATTTTGCTTGTCCATCCTGATTTTTTGTTATCTTATCCCTTAGCAAAAAAAATAAGGCAGTATGGTTTCTTTTCCTATAATACAAACGAAGCACTGCATCTATCTGAAAAGGAAAAAGAAACCATTTTCTCTGTCTTTAATATCATCGAAGATGAACTGAACAGCAGGATCGATGATTTCAGTCAGGATGTTATTATTTCGCAGATCGAGTTGCTGCTCAATTACAGCACCAGGTTTTACAAACGCCAGTTCATTACACGCAAAACGATTGGCAACAATTTATTGCAACAGTTTGAAGACATTTTGGAAGATTATTTCAATAGTGGAAAAACATTGGACAATGGTATTCCGACTGTGCAATATTTGGCTGAACAACTCAATTTATCAGCCACGTATTTAAGCGATATGCTACGTTCGTTAACAGGGCAAAATACGCAACAGTACATTCACAACAAACTAATTGAGCAAGCGAAAAAAATACTGTCAACCTCTGATTTATCCGTAGCTGAAATAGCATACCAATTAGGATTTGAGCATCCGCAGTCATTTAGCCGATTGTTCAAGACAAAAACAAACCTATCTCCCTTGGAATTTAGACAATCCTTTAATTAA
- a CDS encoding metallophosphoesterase: protein MLLFYAILIVALDFYVFFALRGSSIPFAKKIWFGWLWWGYSIMLLIGLFTALRSDFPFAYRSGIVITFIITTMCKFSYGLVLVTGDIRRGGVWISRFLFPKKEKETPSPQLIGDKQRHVITRSDFLLKSGLVVASLPFFGLSWGVISGAYDYRIRRQKLYLPNLPQTFHGMTIAQISDVHSGSFYNKKAVSGGIELLMGEKPDMIFFTGDLVNHLASEMWDYQDLFSKLKADLGVFSVLGNHDYGDYHFGYGDSPEKHRNLKNLVGTHKVMGWDLLRNENRKVKVDNETISIVGVENWGTRNFSNRGNIQKALLGTEEEAVKLLLSHDPSHWREQVLDTDVDAMFAGHTHGMQFGVRSEHFQWSPVQYIYKEWAGLYSEGNKQLYVNAGFGFLGYPGRVGILPEITIFELQKGSV, encoded by the coding sequence ATGCTTCTTTTCTATGCCATACTTATTGTCGCTTTGGACTTTTATGTTTTCTTCGCATTGCGTGGGTCGAGCATCCCCTTTGCGAAGAAAATATGGTTTGGATGGCTGTGGTGGGGGTATAGCATCATGCTCCTAATCGGGTTATTCACAGCGCTTCGCTCCGATTTTCCGTTTGCTTACCGTTCCGGTATTGTGATTACATTTATCATTACGACCATGTGTAAATTTAGCTATGGACTGGTCTTGGTTACTGGCGACATTAGGCGTGGAGGCGTGTGGATTTCCCGTTTTCTCTTTCCAAAAAAAGAAAAAGAAACTCCCTCTCCCCAACTTATCGGAGACAAGCAGAGGCATGTAATCACACGTTCCGATTTTTTGCTCAAGTCGGGATTGGTCGTGGCTTCGTTGCCGTTCTTTGGGCTATCGTGGGGTGTAATTTCGGGTGCATACGATTATAGGATTCGTCGGCAAAAGCTGTACCTGCCTAATCTTCCACAAACCTTTCATGGTATGACCATTGCACAGATTTCGGATGTGCATTCGGGTTCGTTTTACAATAAAAAAGCGGTATCAGGTGGGATAGAGTTATTGATGGGGGAAAAACCGGATATGATTTTTTTTACGGGCGACTTGGTCAATCACCTTGCTTCGGAGATGTGGGACTATCAAGATTTGTTTTCCAAGTTGAAAGCCGATTTAGGGGTATTTTCGGTACTCGGAAACCATGACTATGGCGATTACCATTTCGGTTACGGGGATTCTCCCGAAAAGCACCGAAACCTCAAAAACCTCGTTGGCACACATAAGGTCATGGGATGGGATTTGCTTCGCAACGAGAACCGCAAGGTCAAAGTGGATAACGAAACTATTTCCATCGTGGGAGTAGAAAACTGGGGTACGAGGAACTTTTCGAATAGAGGGAATATTCAAAAGGCATTGCTCGGAACCGAGGAAGAAGCAGTAAAACTACTCCTGTCACACGACCCATCGCATTGGCGTGAACAGGTATTAGATACGGATGTTGATGCAATGTTTGCCGGACATACACATGGAATGCAGTTTGGTGTGCGGAGCGAACACTTCCAATGGAGTCCTGTGCAATACATTTACAAAGAATGGGCAGGGCTTTATTCGGAGGGAAACAAGCAGCTATATGTTAATGCTGGTTTTGGATTTCTTGGATATCCCGGTCGTGTGGGTATACTTCCAGAAATCACCATCTTTGAATTGCAGAAAGGCAGTGTTTAG
- a CDS encoding aldo/keto reductase, whose amino-acid sequence MNKRKLGNSGLEVSVLGFGCMGLSFPNAPTKEDSIKLIRSAVEHGVTFFDTAQGYGENELLVGEALEPLRNEVVIATKFGFKDGDGRLGLDSSPENIKAVAEASLKRLRTDVIDLFYQHRFDPNVPIEDVAGAVKDLIKEGKVKHFGLCEVNAETIRKANAVLPVTALQSEYSMFYREPEDKIIPTLEELGIGFVPFSPLGKGFLTGTINADVELDKTDARNMSPRFSKENREANQALVDLVVSIAKDKNATPAQIALGWLLAQKLFIVPIPGTSKLHRLQENIGATNVSLTNDELSKINAALATIKIVGERYPAQVQQKLGK is encoded by the coding sequence ATGAACAAAAGAAAATTAGGAAACAGCGGATTGGAAGTATCTGTATTGGGTTTTGGGTGTATGGGATTAAGTTTTCCGAATGCACCTACAAAGGAAGACAGCATAAAGTTAATACGTTCGGCAGTTGAACACGGAGTCACTTTCTTTGACACGGCGCAAGGTTATGGAGAAAACGAACTCTTGGTAGGCGAAGCACTTGAACCATTGCGTAATGAAGTTGTGATTGCTACAAAATTCGGTTTCAAAGACGGGGATGGGAGATTGGGATTAGACAGTAGTCCCGAAAACATAAAAGCCGTTGCCGAAGCGTCTTTGAAAAGGTTGCGGACAGACGTAATTGATTTGTTTTATCAGCACAGGTTCGACCCGAATGTTCCTATTGAAGACGTTGCAGGTGCTGTAAAAGACCTGATAAAAGAGGGAAAAGTAAAACATTTTGGTTTGTGTGAAGTAAATGCAGAAACCATTCGCAAAGCAAACGCCGTTTTGCCTGTAACCGCTTTGCAAAGCGAATACTCAATGTTTTATCGTGAGCCCGAAGATAAAATTATTCCGACATTGGAAGAATTAGGTATTGGTTTTGTGCCTTTTAGTCCATTGGGCAAAGGATTTTTGACAGGAACAATAAACGCAGATGTGGAATTGGATAAAACCGATGCAAGAAATATGTCGCCACGTTTCAGCAAAGAAAATAGGGAAGCCAACCAAGCATTAGTTGATTTGGTTGTTTCCATTGCGAAAGACAAAAACGCTACACCTGCACAAATTGCATTAGGTTGGTTATTGGCTCAAAAACTTTTCATCGTTCCAATTCCGGGAACATCAAAATTACACCGCTTACAAGAAAACATTGGTGCGACAAATGTTTCATTAACCAATGACGAGTTGAGCAAAATAAATGCAGCATTGGCGACAATTAAAATTGTAGGCGAACGCTACCCTGCACAGGTTCAACAAAAATTAGGCAAATAA
- a CDS encoding Crp/Fnr family transcriptional regulator produces MEEFINYLLQFGNLNKQQIDLITRKATEIELKKDEYYWEAGKTVRQVGFLTDGVIRVFYYNNKGEEITRYFIEENHLILSGNTVDEVFTPSEYLSAITDCKLVVFSKQNWKDLSATIIGWDSIIQKIITKHHGEKIARRSELVSQDGTERYLDFIEKFPTLVNRVPLSYIASYLGITQSSLSRIRKNIR; encoded by the coding sequence ATGGAAGAATTTATAAATTACCTGTTGCAGTTCGGTAATTTGAACAAACAGCAGATAGACTTGATTACAAGAAAGGCGACAGAAATAGAACTCAAAAAAGACGAATATTATTGGGAAGCGGGAAAAACAGTTAGACAGGTTGGGTTTCTTACGGACGGTGTTATTCGTGTTTTTTATTACAACAACAAAGGTGAAGAAATTACACGCTATTTTATTGAGGAAAACCATTTGATTTTATCGGGAAACACAGTTGATGAAGTTTTTACGCCTTCCGAATATCTGTCTGCCATTACCGATTGCAAATTGGTTGTTTTTTCAAAACAAAATTGGAAAGACCTTTCCGCAACGATTATTGGTTGGGATAGCATTATTCAAAAAATAATCACTAAACATCACGGCGAAAAAATTGCAAGAAGAAGCGAATTGGTTTCGCAGGACGGAACAGAACGCTACCTTGACTTTATCGAGAAGTTTCCAACATTGGTAAATCGTGTGCCTTTGTCATACATCGCTTCCTATTTGGGCATTACGCAATCATCTTTAAGCAGAATAAGAAAGAATATCCGCTAA
- a CDS encoding RteC domain-containing protein, protein MDNFYNGIISKLETAIDTMEIEADCSIQRIEAVIHLILGCLSELKAYVLKRGFKNIDEEIRFFKYQKPAIVAKLIYYNAIYKIETKKPYGTKPIRKYLNKELTKLKRFFDNNLDFYKYYRSNNSFLDEKMFLRGNHDIKLWLDTYYFQSDHNFSTSHDYKVAKIIANDLIQVYIEDQLYNKFQKDKSKAPKNLKWTGSKVALIELIYALHYQNVFDNGNNDIREVAQYFESAFGIDLGNFYQTYLELRNRKMNRTKFLDTLREELIRRMDERDEK, encoded by the coding sequence ATGGACAATTTTTACAATGGAATAATATCTAAACTCGAAACGGCAATCGACACAATGGAGATTGAAGCAGACTGTTCTATTCAGCGGATAGAAGCGGTGATCCACCTTATCCTCGGATGCCTGTCCGAACTGAAAGCATACGTTCTGAAAAGAGGTTTTAAAAACATCGATGAAGAAATCCGTTTTTTCAAATATCAGAAACCTGCCATTGTTGCCAAGCTCATTTACTACAATGCCATCTACAAAATCGAAACAAAAAAGCCTTATGGAACAAAGCCCATAAGGAAATACCTTAACAAAGAACTGACAAAGCTAAAAAGGTTCTTTGACAACAACCTCGATTTTTACAAGTACTACCGTAGCAATAACTCGTTCCTCGACGAGAAAATGTTTTTAAGGGGTAACCACGATATAAAGCTATGGTTGGACACTTATTATTTCCAGTCAGACCACAATTTTTCTACATCACATGATTACAAGGTCGCCAAGATAATAGCCAACGATTTGATACAGGTTTACATCGAAGACCAGTTGTATAACAAATTCCAAAAAGACAAATCGAAAGCACCGAAAAATCTGAAATGGACAGGTAGCAAAGTGGCATTGATAGAATTGATTTATGCCCTGCATTATCAAAATGTGTTTGACAACGGGAACAACGATATAAGGGAAGTAGCCCAATATTTTGAAAGTGCCTTTGGCATTGATTTGGGCAATTTCTACCAGACCTATTTGGAATTGAGAAACCGGAAGATGAACCGTACTAAATTCCTTGATACACTTCGGGAGGAACTAATACGGAGAATGGATGAGCGGGATGAAAAGTAA
- a CDS encoding transposase produces the protein MRKHTFSESQIVKALKENEGGRSVGDISRELGIDKSTFYYWRKKYGGMESGELKRLKELEQENQRLKQMYADVSLDNKMLKDLLSKKF, from the coding sequence ATGAGAAAACACACATTCAGCGAGAGCCAGATCGTCAAGGCATTAAAGGAGAACGAAGGAGGCCGCAGTGTCGGGGATATATCCCGGGAACTGGGCATAGACAAGAGCACGTTTTATTACTGGCGAAAAAAATACGGAGGCATGGAGAGCGGGGAACTGAAACGCCTGAAGGAACTTGAACAGGAAAACCAGCGTTTAAAGCAGATGTATGCGGATGTGAGTCTGGACAATAAAATGCTGAAAGACCTGTTGTCAAAAAAGTTCTAA
- a CDS encoding IS3 family transposase, whose protein sequence is MYLMNSYKIGIKRACAVAGLTRSMWYYSSKRDDSELIGKLSQLAVAYPTRGFDEYYYRIRREGLKWNRKRVLRVYRQMKLKLRRKHKKRLPGREKCPLEVPLELNECWSMDFMSDSLTDGRRIRVFNVIDDCNREALASDIGLSFPARTVIETLENLRDEIGTPKYIRCDNGPEFLSKLFINWCQRHHIEIRYTQPGKPMQNGYVERFNRFFREDILDAYYFNDIYQMREKVWEWTEDYNNNHPHSSLGNKSPREFKPRFSKELKFFAESG, encoded by the coding sequence ATGTATCTGATGAATTCATATAAAATCGGGATAAAGCGTGCGTGCGCAGTTGCGGGACTTACCAGATCCATGTGGTACTACAGCAGTAAGCGGGATGATAGTGAGTTGATCGGAAAACTTTCCCAGCTTGCGGTCGCATACCCCACCCGGGGTTTCGATGAATATTATTACAGGATCCGCCGTGAGGGCTTGAAATGGAACAGGAAACGGGTTCTGCGCGTATACCGCCAGATGAAACTGAAATTGAGGAGAAAACATAAAAAGCGCCTGCCCGGAAGGGAGAAATGCCCATTGGAGGTTCCCCTGGAACTAAATGAATGCTGGAGCATGGATTTCATGAGCGATTCGCTTACCGATGGCAGAAGGATACGGGTATTCAACGTGATCGATGACTGCAACCGGGAGGCACTGGCTTCCGATATTGGATTGTCTTTTCCGGCACGTACAGTTATTGAAACTCTGGAGAACTTAAGGGATGAGATCGGTACACCGAAATATATCAGGTGCGATAACGGGCCGGAATTTCTTTCGAAGCTTTTCATAAACTGGTGCCAGCGGCATCACATAGAGATCAGATATACGCAGCCCGGAAAACCAATGCAGAACGGATATGTGGAGCGTTTCAACCGTTTTTTCAGAGAGGATATACTGGACGCCTATTATTTCAACGATATATACCAGATGAGAGAAAAGGTATGGGAATGGACTGAGGACTACAACAATAACCATCCCCATAGTTCATTGGGCAATAAATCACCGAGGGAATTTAAACCCCGATTCAGCAAAGAATTAAAATTCTTCGCTGAATCGGGTTAA